From the Paenibacillus sp. FSL H8-0548 genome, one window contains:
- a CDS encoding sugar ABC transporter permease gives MEIPVSLAKKAYKKPLAKKMYPYFFIMPFALLVLVFFILPAIATIIMSFTDLNASMKINFVGFDNFKRIFTDYSMPQILWNTVLFAVVTLVFSLFFGLFISIATQYFLKGKLTAVIYRVLWLIPSIIPAVVYVTFWKYLFDPTGDGLINKVLLLFQPDGDPISWFTKIAMAIVIIATIVSTTSGGMILLSAAISSIPEDLYKAAKVDGASEKSVITKIILPSLKWPLMYITISDLIGFVSSYFFILLLTNGGPMRDTTTLSLYAYQQAFNLKYYGYGAALSLLVVLISLILTLWLLRLFDFNEMIKPSRIED, from the coding sequence ATGGAGATCCCAGTGTCTTTAGCCAAGAAGGCTTACAAGAAGCCTTTAGCCAAGAAAATGTATCCTTATTTTTTCATAATGCCATTTGCTCTTCTCGTACTTGTCTTTTTTATTCTGCCAGCGATTGCGACCATTATCATGTCCTTTACAGATTTGAACGCATCAATGAAAATTAATTTTGTTGGTTTCGATAATTTCAAGCGAATATTTACCGATTACAGTATGCCTCAAATTTTATGGAACACGGTCCTATTTGCAGTGGTTACCCTTGTGTTCTCTTTGTTTTTTGGTTTATTTATATCCATTGCAACCCAGTATTTCTTAAAGGGAAAATTAACGGCAGTCATTTATCGTGTCCTGTGGTTAATTCCAAGCATCATTCCTGCTGTTGTATATGTTACGTTCTGGAAGTATTTATTTGATCCTACGGGTGATGGGCTAATCAATAAGGTTCTGCTTTTATTCCAGCCAGATGGCGATCCTATCTCGTGGTTTACAAAAATCGCGATGGCAATCGTGATCATCGCAACGATTGTATCTACTACCTCGGGTGGCATGATTTTATTATCGGCAGCAATCAGCTCCATCCCAGAAGATTTGTATAAGGCTGCCAAAGTTGATGGAGCAAGCGAGAAATCGGTCATCACCAAGATCATTCTGCCTTCATTAAAATGGCCGTTAATGTATATTACGATATCGGATCTCATCGGCTTTGTATCCTCCTATTTCTTCATCTTGCTGCTGACAAATGGCGGACCTATGCGGGACACGACGACGTTATCTCTTTACGCGTACCAGCAGGCCTTCAATTTGAAATATTATGGATACGGCGCCGCTCTTTCTCTTCTGGTTGTGCTGATCTCGCTTATTTTGACGTTATGGCTGCTGAGGCTGTTTGATTTCAATGAAATGATAAAGCCATCGCGAATCGAGGATTAG
- a CDS encoding ABC transporter ATP-binding protein gives MISLVNIVKDYDGKQSGSRAVDGLNLEIAKGEFVALLGPSGCGKTTTLMMLAGLLKPTSGEIYFKDKLVNHVEPKDRNIGMVFQSYALYPHLTVRDNIAFPLRERKMAKKDAYERALQTSKILQIDHLLDRKPSQLSGGQQQRVAMARALSKDPEILLLDEPMSNLDARLKLDVRDEIRKIQRKLGVTTIIVTHDQEEALAISDRVAILNGGKIQQYAPPNELFNHPYNLFVGSFLGNPPMNLIDGIVEKRDEQQWIKTKLFDLEIPEARRLEKQHIGKAVKLGIRPHDLFISDQPSEAAIRLKIDLIEHLGNGQLVKLTDLAGQSDIMVRMLADNEKLLRERETISIGIRPTKFHLFDMTDEGRNLLQFQ, from the coding sequence ATGATTTCTCTTGTAAATATCGTGAAGGACTATGATGGCAAACAAAGCGGAAGCCGTGCGGTAGACGGATTGAATCTCGAAATTGCAAAGGGTGAATTTGTTGCGCTGCTAGGCCCTTCAGGCTGTGGAAAAACGACTACGCTAATGATGCTGGCTGGGCTTCTGAAGCCAACTTCTGGAGAAATATATTTCAAGGATAAGCTTGTCAACCATGTGGAGCCTAAGGATCGTAATATCGGTATGGTGTTTCAGTCCTATGCGCTTTATCCTCATTTGACAGTTCGTGACAACATTGCGTTCCCGCTTCGCGAGAGAAAAATGGCTAAGAAGGATGCGTACGAGCGTGCTTTGCAAACGAGCAAAATATTACAAATTGATCATCTGCTCGATCGCAAGCCGTCGCAGCTGTCAGGCGGCCAGCAGCAGCGTGTTGCCATGGCGCGCGCGTTGTCCAAGGACCCAGAAATCTTGCTGCTCGATGAGCCGATGTCCAATTTGGATGCACGATTGAAATTGGATGTACGGGATGAGATTCGGAAAATCCAACGTAAATTAGGAGTCACGACCATTATAGTTACGCATGACCAGGAGGAAGCTTTGGCTATCTCTGATCGTGTAGCTATCCTTAACGGAGGGAAAATTCAGCAATACGCGCCTCCGAATGAGCTGTTTAATCATCCTTATAATCTGTTTGTAGGCAGCTTTCTAGGCAATCCGCCTATGAACCTGATTGACGGAATCGTAGAGAAGAGAGATGAACAACAGTGGATAAAGACGAAGCTGTTCGACTTGGAAATTCCCGAGGCGCGCAGGCTGGAGAAGCAGCATATCGGGAAAGCGGTTAAGCTTGGCATACGTCCTCATGATTTGTTCATTTCAGATCAACCGAGTGAGGCTGCTATTAGGTTGAAAATTGATCTGATCGAGCATCTAGGCAATGGGCAATTAGTAAAATTGACAGACCTTGCTGGGCAGTCCGATATTATGGTTCGGATGCTGGCTGATAACGAGAAGCTTCTAAGGGAGCGCGAGACGATCTCGATTGGCATAAGGCCGACTAAATTTCATCTGTTCGATATGACAGACGAAGGTCGCAATTTATTGCAGTTTCAATAG
- a CDS encoding carbohydrate ABC transporter permease, with amino-acid sequence MSTSIAKKLLVHTYMLLFTMPIIGMIIWYFLAATFNGTTGQFTLQNFNFVKEPIEYAGVVLPAIWPIVLNTLVYSVLIVVIEIGIAVPAAYAFSRLDFKGKLAAMKFLFLMRSFPGITLIIATFFILVQMNLVNTYLGVILVAITGSLPGRVYIMKGFFDEVPWDLEWAAMVDGCSRFRALMKVLVPYVLPGIGAISVFSFLGAYGEWFLFKLFIFDDNMLTLAGYLSRLVTKENVILNYGLITAIGLFYTIPLVVFYIFTQKIFLKINMGGAKQV; translated from the coding sequence ATGTCGACAAGCATTGCAAAAAAACTGCTCGTGCACACGTATATGCTGCTCTTCACCATGCCTATCATTGGTATGATTATATGGTATTTTCTCGCAGCAACCTTCAATGGCACGACGGGGCAATTTACGCTCCAGAACTTCAATTTTGTTAAAGAGCCGATCGAGTATGCGGGTGTAGTTCTGCCGGCGATTTGGCCGATTGTTCTAAATACTTTGGTCTATTCGGTTCTTATCGTGGTGATTGAAATTGGCATTGCTGTACCAGCTGCCTATGCATTTTCTAGGCTTGATTTCAAAGGCAAGCTGGCCGCCATGAAGTTCCTATTTCTTATGCGCTCCTTTCCAGGCATTACGCTCATTATCGCAACGTTCTTTATCCTCGTTCAAATGAATTTGGTAAATACGTATTTAGGCGTTATTCTCGTTGCGATAACCGGATCATTGCCAGGCAGGGTGTATATTATGAAAGGTTTCTTCGATGAGGTGCCGTGGGATTTGGAATGGGCGGCTATGGTGGATGGATGCTCGAGATTTCGAGCGCTCATGAAAGTACTCGTTCCGTATGTATTGCCGGGCATTGGAGCTATATCCGTGTTCTCCTTCTTAGGCGCATATGGCGAATGGTTTTTATTCAAGCTGTTTATATTCGATGACAATATGCTGACGCTGGCTGGCTATCTGTCTCGTCTTGTTACGAAGGAAAATGTCATTTTGAACTATGGGCTAATTACGGCGATTGGTTTGTTTTATACGATTCCGCTAGTCGTGTTCTATATCTTTACTCAAAAAATATTCCTGAAAATCAATATGGGAGGAGCAAAGCAGGTATGA
- a CDS encoding histidinol-phosphatase HisJ family protein — MTIPNLLIDQHVHSSYSPDSNSTLEELVRFALAQGKPAVVTTDHLEYDCKYFKQDVHIDWKNYNREAEELSQRYAIEIRKGIEVGFRSDYKVVINEYLAEHEFDVILLSAHNDGRLDFSEKAFHDKPIQQRLRHYFTQVREAVDKMDNYDIVAHLDYVVRYTTFPVYEEDIAACKPILYDILKLIIEKQKVLELNTTGLYRQGWIHPHSYILNMYVNLGGRAVSIGSDAHQVGHIEQGFSEAIELLQSKGIREVVQFKRRAPYLVSI; from the coding sequence ATGACAATACCTAATCTCTTAATCGATCAGCATGTGCATTCTTCTTATTCGCCTGACTCCAATTCAACCTTAGAGGAGCTTGTGCGATTTGCGCTTGCGCAGGGGAAGCCTGCTGTCGTTACGACAGACCATTTAGAATATGATTGCAAATATTTCAAGCAGGATGTTCATATTGATTGGAAGAACTACAATAGAGAAGCGGAAGAGTTGTCGCAGCGTTATGCGATAGAGATTCGAAAGGGCATTGAGGTCGGCTTTCGAAGCGATTATAAAGTTGTCATAAACGAATATTTGGCAGAGCACGAGTTTGACGTTATTTTGCTGTCTGCGCATAATGACGGGAGGCTGGATTTTTCCGAAAAGGCTTTTCATGATAAGCCGATTCAGCAGCGGCTTAGGCATTATTTTACACAGGTAAGAGAGGCTGTCGACAAGATGGATAATTACGATATCGTTGCACATTTGGATTATGTTGTGAGATATACGACATTTCCGGTGTATGAAGAAGATATCGCGGCTTGCAAGCCTATTTTGTACGATATTTTAAAGCTGATCATTGAGAAACAAAAGGTATTGGAGCTGAATACAACCGGATTATATCGACAAGGCTGGATTCATCCTCATTCGTATATTCTCAACATGTATGTGAATTTAGGCGGCAGAGCGGTATCCATTGGCTCGGATGCGCATCAGGTGGGACATATAGAGCAAGGCTTTTCAGAAGCGATAGAGCTGCTGCAGAGTAAAGGCATTCGAGAGGTTGTGCAATTTAAGAGAAGAGCACCATATTTGGTGTCTATATAG
- a CDS encoding ABC transporter substrate-binding protein: MKKLALGLVSVMTSMTLLAGCSTGSNTGAAANGGADTSSNGEKMKEVVISVRENTWGARKDNFIEAEKRVNEQLKSENVQIKIDWWPGIGDDELILQAQANKVADVFINSSVDIGWQLNAGLIRDVDWVGTSEVFKNMPESYNNMMKYEDHYYGVIQDMDASPVFISRKALEGLGWTAAQIDELKARVDAGTFTFSELVDLADSAVKQKLVKVGFGVEDTRFEGWNYTFDNFNYSAEANKMVLSKNTQKVYEFWQDAKQRGVVTEGIAEIDTDKAAELFIKGDLFAEFARTEFYQVMRTQLGMDEDLAGYEAWFKENAIWIPVPSVEQGGKPVSYSNPALIYVGARVDEEKMPYVQKLIEHVLDADLQINHTLKSGKLPVTAAAQEDPRFQEMSFYKDHAYLIEFTKTRPAQMDYAVYMKSFTLGIDAILTKGQTAAQAFELFQKDVKQNVPANSLIVE, encoded by the coding sequence ATGAAGAAGCTTGCACTTGGATTAGTTAGTGTAATGACAAGTATGACATTATTAGCAGGTTGTAGTACAGGCTCAAATACTGGAGCTGCCGCAAATGGCGGCGCAGACACTTCTAGCAATGGCGAGAAAATGAAAGAGGTAGTGATCTCCGTTCGTGAGAACACCTGGGGAGCACGGAAAGACAATTTTATAGAAGCAGAAAAGCGTGTGAACGAACAGCTTAAGTCGGAGAATGTACAGATAAAAATCGACTGGTGGCCTGGCATTGGCGATGATGAGCTGATCTTGCAGGCGCAAGCGAATAAAGTAGCGGATGTATTCATTAACTCCAGTGTAGATATTGGGTGGCAGCTGAATGCCGGACTAATCCGCGATGTAGACTGGGTTGGAACATCAGAGGTGTTCAAAAACATGCCGGAATCCTACAACAACATGATGAAGTACGAAGATCATTACTATGGCGTTATTCAGGATATGGATGCTTCTCCCGTATTCATTAGCCGTAAGGCGCTGGAAGGTCTCGGCTGGACTGCTGCGCAAATCGATGAGCTGAAGGCTCGCGTGGATGCAGGCACCTTTACCTTCAGCGAGCTTGTGGATCTGGCAGATTCGGCGGTTAAGCAAAAGCTGGTTAAGGTAGGCTTCGGCGTTGAGGATACGAGGTTTGAAGGCTGGAATTATACATTCGACAACTTTAATTACAGTGCGGAAGCGAACAAGATGGTGCTGTCTAAAAACACGCAGAAGGTGTATGAGTTTTGGCAGGATGCGAAGCAGCGCGGCGTAGTTACGGAGGGCATTGCTGAGATTGATACGGACAAGGCTGCCGAGCTGTTCATTAAAGGCGATTTGTTCGCTGAATTTGCCCGTACTGAATTTTATCAAGTGATGCGTACACAACTTGGCATGGATGAGGACTTAGCAGGCTATGAAGCTTGGTTTAAGGAAAATGCGATTTGGATCCCGGTTCCATCGGTTGAACAGGGAGGAAAACCTGTATCCTACAGCAATCCTGCATTGATCTACGTAGGAGCTAGAGTAGATGAAGAGAAGATGCCATATGTTCAAAAACTGATTGAGCATGTACTGGATGCGGACCTACAGATTAATCATACGCTGAAAAGCGGCAAGCTTCCTGTAACGGCGGCGGCACAGGAAGATCCTCGCTTCCAAGAAATGAGCTTTTACAAGGATCACGCTTATTTAATCGAGTTTACGAAAACTCGTCCCGCTCAAATGGATTATGCGGTCTACATGAAATCTTTTACGCTTGGTATTGATGCAATTCTGACTAAAGGTCAAACAGCAGCTCAAGCATTTGAGCTATTCCAAAAGGATGTAAAACAAAACGTACCAGCGAACAGTCTCATTGTAGAATAA